Genomic segment of Rattus norvegicus strain BN/NHsdMcwi chromosome 7, GRCr8, whole genome shotgun sequence:
CCTCGAGAAGTGGAACCTCATCCCGGAAGGAGTTGACATCCTTATAACTCATGGACCACCACTGGGTAAGGTCTGCGGTCTCTGGTTTACCTGGGCTGGGGGTCTTGGAGGATGGGGTGTCTGGTGTCTGGGGCTGTACCCAAGGAGTACTAGGTTAGACCCTGCTGGGTCTAACTTGCTGGGGTGCCACTCTTACCAAGCCAATGTCCCCAGGGCTGAGGGCTCCACCTCCCAACATTGCTTCTGTCTGGTGCACCTCTACTGTGATCTGAGCGGAGGCTTTGGCTCACCCATTGCTCCTTCTAGGAGCCACTGGCTTCCTGCTTGGGCCTGCCCCAGCCTGCTCCCTCTAACCTgtctcccagttccctccctccttttcccatgATGCATCTTGCTGTagccgcctccctgccctggccctGGGTATCTGCCCCTGCTCCATTTCAGTGGGGGAAACTCTGAGGCTGAGGCCTTTGCCAGGACAGCACAGCAGGATGGTGACCAGGCTTGTGCCCCTCCCTGACTCGGCCAATGGGCCGAGTCCTTCCTCAGTGTCACCTGAGCCACGTGGGTTCTGTGGACTTCCTCCTCTCACCCTGATTCCTGCTCTTTTCCCTCACTTCCTCCATTttacttccttccctccttcctgacTTTCCATCTTCTCCTCTTCTGCTCTTCTGATTATCCCTCCTCCATCCATCCAgtcaccatccatccatcctcctgcatccactatccatccattcaatccatcatctatccatccatctgtccatctgtccacccacccTCTATCCATACATCCATCCTCCAGCATTTAATCCTCATCCACTCTATATCGatttatctatccatcttctATCCATTCCTTATCGACTCATTTATCCAGCCACCATTACTCCTCCTCAATCTTGTTTctcaccatccatccaccctctATCATTCATTCATGTccctcatctatctatctatccatcaattattcatccatttatctatatactcacccatctgtccatctatccatccatctatccatccatctatccttccattcacccatccatccatccatccatccacccatccatccatccatccacccatccatccatccatccatccatccacccatccatccatccatccacccacccacccatccatccatccacacatccacccatccatccatccatccacccacccacccacccacccacccacccatccacccacccacccacccacccatccatccacccacccacccacccatccatccatccatccatccatccacccacccacccatccatccatccatccatccatccatccacccacccacccacccacccatccatccatccatccatccacccacccacccacccatccatccatccatccatccacccacccacccacccttccacccacccacccacccacccatccacccatccatccatccatccatccatccacccacccacccatccatccatccatccatccacccacccacccacccttccacccacccacccacccacccacccatccacccatccatccatccatccatccatccacccacccacccacccatccatccatccatccatccacccacccacccacccatccatccatccatccatccagaagTCATAGCCTTTGGGTTCCTGCTCCCCAGATGCCCTGCCCCAGCCACAAAGCACACTGCACACCTGCTCTGGGGATGCCCACGTGCACCATGTCCCAGCAGATGCTAATGAACTCCATTTCAGACTGCAGTCAGGAAGTCGGAGATGCTAGAGACCCCCACCCCAGACCTGTCTTAGCCCACACTGCCACATAAGGACGGGACTGTGTGCTTCCAGATTCTAAGGCAGCACTTCTGTCGGTTGGACGAAGCCAGGGTGCAGAGATCTGAACAAGTCTGCCTGGGGGAGGAACTGTGGAGACTAGGACCTAGGCCTACCACAAAGCCCATTCCTACTCACCACCCACTGCATAtctgtcccttcccttcccttccctcccttccccacccctgcctggCTATGCTCTGGGTCTCAGCACCTCTCTCGTGGTGAGTCTTGCTGGGCACACTGGGTTGAAGCTCTCCAACCCTTGCTGGCAGCTCCCTGGTTTCTCTCGCCCACCCAAACGGAGAGGGGCCGGCAGAAAGCTGACTGCTCACTCGAAGCATTGATTGTTTTCCGTTTATGTAGCCATGGAAAGCTAATAAGCCACCACCATATGGGGCAGCTCCGGGAGGCTGGCGGCCAACAGACACAGTGGGCACCACGAGAGGGTGTCTCAGCCAAGGAAACTAGCTTCATGCttctgtgccccacccccacgtatcccaggctgggctcaaacctttgatgtagccaagggtgaccttaAACTCATGATATTTCTGCTGCTACCTTCCCTGCATTGGGATCACAGCCGCACACTATCACATCTACAGTGCCCCAGAGCCTCACGCCAGCCAGATAGGTGAGTAGTCACCAACAGAGCTAGGCCACAGCTCCTGTGGGGTTTCGGAGAGAAAATTTCTGAATGGGAAATTCCCCTTGGAGGCTATGGAGGCTCCACTTTGGCTTCCAGACACTGGGGTATCATGGGTTCAATTTGTCCTTCTACAACGGGTAGCTCCAAACAGCCACTGGAGCAGCTACGGGCTGAGACCTGTAGTGGTTATAGATACCTGAACCCACGTGCCTGGCCTCCCACGGGCTCTCGTGAAAGAGTCTCAGCCTTGTCAAGGAAGGAGAGCTGCGTGTTGATGGGGCTTTTCTCTGAGGCACCACAgggttctggaacttgctctgctgGGAGAGAGGATCTATGCTGGGGCTGAAGCATGACTTCAGGTCCCACCTAGTCTGCACTCATAGATGCCACCCCCCATGCCTTGTTGTCTTCCCACACAGGCTTTCTAGACTGGGTCCCCAAGAAGATGCAGCGTGTGGGCTGTGTGGAGCTGCTCAACACGGTCCAGAGGCGAGTCCAGCCCCGGCTGCACGTCTTTGGCCACATCCATGAAGGTGAGCGAGTGGGCAGGAGGGGAGGGAACCTCATGTAGGGTGCCTCTAACTGGCCCTTCCGGGATTTCTTGCCTTCTTTAAATCCTGCTTACTAGCTCCCTCTCTGACTTCTGCAAGGAATAGCTTACCTCTGTGGCAGAGGCTGCTTCACATGCTTGCTGCCCTGGTTAGCATGGAAACCTGCTGGGGATGTCCACACTGTGGGCAGGCGGATCAACCCACACTGCCCCCCACGCCCCAGCCTACCCCTGCATGTCAACTCACCTTCTCAGTCCTCAACTGTTCTTCCTGGAGCCCACTTTCAACATCCGATACAAACCTCTGCTGTTTACTGCTCTGCTGACCCTGTCTGTGCTTGGACCAGGGTTCTTGGGCCTCCACACCGTGCTCACCTATAGTTTTATAACTTATAATAAACTCCAGCCATTCCTTGAGCCTCTCTGAGCACTGTTCTTGGGAGTCAGGATAGCGGAGCAGGTTTGTCTCAGGGGATGCTCTCAGAGCTGAGCAGCAGACTGACAATCAAAGGAGAGCATTGGAGCTCACAGGGCAGCTTGTGAACAGTGAGTCTATAATGATGGTCGTCTTCTTGTGTGCATTCAGGGCCAACATATGTAAGGTTGCCTTTGACCCAAACCACATCTGTACACATTTGTATAGGCAAATCGGTGCTCCAGCGAAGAAGGGGAGAGCATTCCGTCTGATGTGAGGAGAGTGTGAGCCAGGAGAAGGGACTTCAGCAAGCAGAGTGTGTGATTGAAGCCTGTGATTGAAGGCAGGAGCGTGACAGTGGTCATTGTGGTGATCGAGAGGAGACCAGAGATGACAATGAGGGTCACAGTGGTGATGACAGTGGTGACAAGATGGTAGCGGTAGTGACGCTCTGAATATAGTACGGATGGTGGTGATGTCATGGCAGGGCAATGCTCGTAATGAAGAGGGTCTTGGAGATGGTGGATGGTAGTGTGGTGATTGTCACAAGGAGGGGGATGACTGGTGTTGATGGAGAGATGATAGTGATGGTGTTGATGACAATGGTCATGTGGTGGCAGGGGTAGTGTTAACAGTGGTGATACTATGGATAGGGAGGATGTCATCATGATGGCAGTGATGATGTCATGGTGATGATGACAGTACTGGGGATAGCAACAAGGAAGGTAGCGATGTAGTCCAGGAGATAGTGCTGATGGGTATGGGGTGATGGTGTCATCATGATGGGGATGATGATGTCATCATGATGGGGATGATGATGGCAGTACTGGGGATAGCAACAAGGAAGGTAGTGATGTAGTCCAGGGGATAGTGCTGACAATGGGCGTGGTGATGAGGATGTCATCATGACAGCGGCAATGATGTCATGGAGATGATGACAGTGCTGGGATGCTGTCAGAGCCTGCAATGGTGCTGATGATGATACTGATAATGTTGGTGATATCATTGGTGAAGAGGATGATGATGTCATGGTGTGATGGCAGTGTTGGGGATGACAAGGATTGTAATACTGATGACAGTATGGCTGCTGATGTTGGTGATGCTGATGGTGGTTGCCATGGGGATGATGACAGTGATGGGATGGTGATGGCAGCCATGATGACAGTGTGGCAGTGCACTCTATAGACATAGCACACAAACACACGATTCATCATATCTGATGAGATGGTGATACTGGGGACTGTGGAAGGCAGGTGCCTGTACCTGGTCACATCTAATATGCTGACAGTGGTCATAGAGACCATGCTGATGATTCCTGCTGAGGAGGACGATGTGAGGGTGATGATGGCTTGCTATGTGCTTCTCCTGTGATGTGCCCTGACCTAGGCACTGCATTTGGGCATTGAACTCCCTGGTCCTCCTGGCAGGCTCAGAAGGACCTATTATGGCTTCCATTTGGCAGATAAGAGACCCAACTTTGAGAGCTGTAGCAGCTTGCCCCAGATATGTCCCACTATGCCACCCACTATGGCAAAACACCCATAGCTGCCCCAGCCACCAGATAGCTCCAGATAATTGTCTGACAGGTGCATGCATCCTTTCCAGGGTATGGAGTCATGGCGGATGGGACCACCACCTATGTGAATGCGTCCGTGTGCACTGTGAACTATCAGCCTGTGAATCCTCCCATAGTCATCGACCTGCCCACACCCCGGAACTCCTGACTGCTACCCACTCCAGCTCTGCCTGCCCACGTCAGCACCATATGTCTGGCCGAGAGCCTGGATCCCCTAACCTACTTCCTCCCATACAGAACAGTCCGGACAATCCACTCGGCCATGGGACCAGCCAGTAAGGAGTAGCCTCCTTGGGATAAAAGAATTGGCCTTTGTCAGTCTTCTGCTGCCTGTACGGGGCCTTGCACAGCCCTGCCGGGGGTACCTGGCTCATTTCTGTTCTGTGTGTGCGCACCTGCTCCTCCGTTCTAGGGCTGACAAGCTCACAGCCCTGTCTCACTCGGGAAATGGCAGAAGCTCCATTCGACACCCTCCAGCTTTGAGAAGCCGCTGCTCTCGAATGGGATTTGGGAAGTTTTATACAAGATGTCTTGCTACCCAAGTGCGTCTGTGTGGCTTGTGAGCCACAAGGTCGGGGTGGGGATGTATGGCCTGGGCACAGGCAGCTCTTCTCTGGCTGGAGGAAAGGAGTTAGGCCTGCTCCTTGTGTGCATGGGTCTTGGGAGTGTTCAGGGACATCTCAGGAATTCTGACAGCCCCTGGCCAGGCCTAGAGCAGATGGCTTGGCTTAATCCCCCATTCCTTCCTCAGGACCCTGCTGACAGTGTGGACAATGGCTGAGTGTCCCCAGCTACTGCTCAGACCCTggatttgggtgggtgggggtctTTGTTCTTCTGGGTGGCCAGAACCTGCTGGTTACTCATCACAGTGAGGCCATGTTAGATCCCCTGGGACCAAACTATGTTGTAGATCACAGTGGCCAGGGGGTTCTGCGGGCTGAGGCCCTGGGCCTGCTCATATACATGCCCCACGTGTGTGGCACGTGTGCTCCTCCAAACCTAACCGGGTTGTTAGTGTCTAAAATGGGCTCCATCCTTGATGTGGTTGATTTCTCCTCAGAGGCTTCCAGGAAGCTTGTCAGTACCACCGATCACCGGGAGGTGGCGCAGTGACAGAGCTGCCCTGGGTGCTGATGGCAACCCTGCCTCTGGCTGCAGGCTTTCTTCAGTTAGGCCTGGGTGAGCCCAGAGCGGGCAGAGCCAGTAGGCTCTGAGTCAGGGGGAGGCAGAGTCCATCGCTGTCTATTTAATATTCCGATATTTGTTCTTTGTGGACTGTTTTTGCACTCATTCTGGTTCTTAGTAACATGTCACTAAAATAGTATTATTTGTCCCGACTCTCGATGTTTTACACCCTTTATGCCATGCATCAGACACAAAGGCCTCACTTGCTTGGCCTGGCTCCAGCCTTGGGGACCAGCTATCTTGGTACCTTTACTCGGTATAATGTGGCTTTATCATCTACAGACATTCCTGGAAGGTAGGTACTCTTGCCCTGTTACAGAGATGaggccactgaggccagagaggtGAGGTCACTTGCCTGAGGATGCACAGCACAAAGCAAAGGAGGCAGCAATGAAGTTTGGCCCTCCATCCCTGGCCTCACTGTCACCTctggagttctctctctctctacatagcaGGGTCTGGATGAAGTCTTGCTTAATTTGGAAGGGTCCTGTTCAAAGCTGCCTCCTGTTCGTTCTCAACCGAGAGTCTCTCAGACTGTAAGGAATTCTGAGCTTTCAGCTCAGCATCCCAGCATCCTGAGAGACCACTCCCAAGTCTTTCTCTGAGTGAGTGAGCTGGGCTCCGTGGCTCACTGTGGGTGAGGCTGCATTCCCAGGCCACCTTTGGTGCACTACACTGGCCAAGACAACTGTGTCCCACAGGCCACAGGGCTGTGGAATCTTGCTCGGGCCAAATTCCTGGTGTGTGTGGGGCATTTACAAGGTCTCTCCTTGGTGCCTCAGATGCATGGCGTGTTTGGGGCAGAGAAAATACATCTCCCCTGTGCTTTTTAAGCTCTGCAGTTTTTATGTGGACCAAGAACTATAAACTTAAAAAGCTTCCTAGGGCATCTTCAGAATGTGGCATATTTTTGTgtggagaagaaaagctgtggaagCAGCTGTCTTGAAGAGAAGATTCATTGAAAGTCCTCAAGATCTGAAAGATGGCGGCCTGCTCCTCAATCATTTTGGCATAATTTGATTGTGGCTGTAATTTTTTTGTCAAGCATGTCAGACAATAAAgtctttgtaaaaagaaaatgcagagtCCATCTGGCTGCTCTTTCTGTGGGGGTGTCCCTGGGTCTTGAGGGGGCAGAGGAAGAACTCCAAGACCTAGTGGCTAAAGACCCCCATGTGTTGGTGACTGTACTCCCTGCTTgtctcaccccaccccactcccccgTGAGTGCAGGAACTGCAGAGGCAGCATCATGGGCAGGACTGCATGTCTGAGCTTCTAAACGAAGCATCGTGGTGTGGCCCAAGTGCTGGGTTATCCTGAATGTGACATGGGCAACCCAGCCTGAGAGAAAGGTTCACGGATTGCCTGAGAGAAGCACCCCGGTCTCAAATCCCTCCCAGCTACAAAACTTCGACCATTTATCGCCAGCTGCCTAACCAACTATTCATCTTTCCACAGTCACGCACTTGCCTGATGATTCATACTTTCATGTGTCCATCCATCTACTCAAAAAACAAGCACCCATCTActcacccacctatccacccatccatccacccacccatccatccatccacccatccatccatccactcacccacccatccactcacccatctactcacccatccatccatccacccatccatccatccactcacccacccatccatccatccactcacccacccatccatccatccactcacccacccatctactcacccatccatccacccacccatctactcacccatccatccacccacccatccacccacccatccatccatccatccatccatccatccatccatccacccactcatccatccacccatccatccacccatccatccacccatccatccacccactcatccatccacccacccacctacccacccatctatTCAGAAGAACAGCTAACCATCTATCCAGACACAGAATTATCCATTTATCTATGCACCAACAAAGCTGTCCATATATACAGTCCTCTGACCATACACTACTGAAGAAACCATTAATTTACCCAGCCCCCCGGTATCACTCTattcatctacccatccacccacccatcaagtcatccatccttctgtccttccatctGTCTTATATACCCCCACCCAGCTCTCTATCCATCCCCCCACAGCCATTAGCACTTCCTGAAGGGCCTGGTTTGGATGACAGAAATGCCAGGTGGTGGCGGTAATCGGTTTAGGGGGAAGACTGATTAAGGTAGATGTGAGGATAAAGGGCCCAGAGAGCCTAGGACGGCAGTACACATGGGCTGCTGGTCACCAGAAGGAGGTGTGGATGTAGAACAAGTGTCAGGAAAAGCCACATAGAAAGGGACACAACTGACATCCTAAGTAAAGCCATGGTCTGAGGCAGAAAAGGCCTGAGGAGTGGCCTAAGGCAGGCATACAATAACAATGTCCCCATAACCTTTCCTCAGACAGGTCCCCTGCCCAGGGCCTCATAGACCTGCAGCATCCTGTCCTGGGACCTTGACTTCTGAACCATTGTTCCTGAGACCCTGGTCTGTCTGAGGAACCCCACCAACTTCTACCCATAACTACTGGAACCACCGTAGGGTTACTGCACAGAGCGTGGCCCTCTGAGGCTGTCACCTTATGATGTCACCATACTGCCAGAGCACATGTGCCATGTGCCAGTGCAGTCTCTGaggtccccttcccttccccctcttccttctcacttCACTCTACTGCCAAGGGTATCCCATTGCAGCCCTGCTGAGACAGGAGCAGAGAACCAGTGTCCAGGGACTCACCAGAGCATGTGACTGACTGTCTAaggtctcctgtccctgcctcctaaGGGCTAGAATCACAGATGACTACCAGGCACAGGGGGCCGTGGGGATTAGAACCCTGCTTCTCTTGTTTGCACATATGCACTTTAACTTCCAAGCTATCTCTCTGACCTCTTGCTggttctatttaaaaataaatattccagAAACAAGCCTCTTTCTCCTAACTCTGGGTTGGTCTTTTTAGTCCAGTCTTCAGAGCAAATGTTGAAATTTTtgatgaatctctctctctctctctctctctctctctctctctctctctctctctctctctctctctctctctgt
This window contains:
- the Mpped1 gene encoding metallophosphoesterase domain-containing protein 1 isoform X5, which gives rise to MADLIKQDFYYFPSVSKLKPENYENVQSLLTNCIYLQDSEVTVRGFRIYGSPWQPWFYGWGFNLPRGQALLEKWNLIPEGVDILITHGPPLGFLDWVPKKMQRVGCVELLNTVQRRVQPRLHVFGHIHEGYGVMADGTTTYVNASVCTVNYQPVNPPIVIDLPTPRNS